In the Muricauda sp. MAR_2010_75 genome, one interval contains:
- a CDS encoding DUF6624 domain-containing protein yields MKNLLFLSIILFGFNAFGQTWDELIYQGKKERAKGNFKNAGELIAKGAQLKGTDNFEHYYYAAIMYANASELDSSFKLLEKCIDAGMYDLARWERNNRLKVLHKDERWNALKTKMKKSEQKYSETLSHPGLRNELKRMWKKDQDLVGQWDKQKIIVDQNTVRLNKIIKQYGWPNRSMIGKDGTWMAWAIAQHSYDLNFQKKCLKLLENTLDTAEPEPVLFAELNDRICRNTNQKQKFGQAIIEENGIKKFYPIEKESEVDERRKSIGLENLKVYANENYVEY; encoded by the coding sequence ATGAAAAACCTATTATTCTTAAGTATCATCCTGTTTGGATTTAACGCATTTGGACAGACATGGGACGAACTTATTTACCAAGGAAAAAAGGAAAGAGCTAAGGGAAATTTTAAAAATGCTGGAGAATTAATTGCTAAAGGAGCCCAGCTAAAAGGAACTGATAACTTTGAACATTACTATTATGCGGCCATAATGTACGCAAATGCCAGTGAACTTGACTCTTCATTTAAATTGCTGGAAAAATGTATTGATGCTGGAATGTACGATTTAGCACGATGGGAAAGAAATAATCGACTGAAAGTACTTCATAAGGATGAAAGATGGAATGCGTTAAAAACTAAAATGAAAAAATCTGAACAAAAATATTCAGAAACTTTATCACATCCTGGATTAAGAAACGAGCTGAAACGGATGTGGAAAAAAGACCAAGATTTGGTTGGACAATGGGATAAACAAAAAATAATAGTTGACCAAAATACAGTTCGTTTAAATAAAATAATTAAACAATATGGATGGCCAAACCGTAGTATGATAGGAAAAGATGGTACTTGGATGGCCTGGGCCATAGCTCAACACTCTTATGACTTAAACTTTCAGAAAAAATGTTTAAAGTTATTAGAGAATACGCTTGATACTGCTGAACCAGAACCTGTTTTATTTGCTGAATTGAATGATCGTATCTGTAGGAACACTAATCAAAAACAAAAATTTGGTCAGGCAATTATTGAAGAAAACGGCATTAAAAAATTCTATCCCATAGAGAAAGAATCTGAAGTTGATGAAAGAAGAAAGTCTATAGGTTTGGAAAATCTAAAAGTATATGCAAATGAGAATTATGTTGAGTATTAA
- a CDS encoding type II toxin-antitoxin system RelE/ParE family toxin — translation MANYRLSNEAKNDLIRIHHYGVKKFGMTQADNYFNSFFEYFNLITERPFSFESVDHIKKGYRRCVCGTDSIYFKINENSVDIMAIVGRQDLNEKL, via the coding sequence ATGGCTAACTATCGATTAAGCAACGAGGCCAAAAATGACCTGATTCGGATTCACCACTACGGAGTCAAAAAATTTGGTATGACTCAAGCAGATAACTATTTCAACTCATTTTTTGAATATTTTAATCTAATTACGGAAAGACCCTTTTCATTTGAGTCAGTTGATCATATAAAAAAAGGGTATAGACGTTGCGTTTGCGGAACTGACAGTATTTATTTTAAAATAAATGAAAATAGTGTTGACATTATGGCTATTGTTGGAAGACAAGACTTGAATGAAAAATTATAA
- a CDS encoding type II toxin-antitoxin system ParD family antitoxin, whose amino-acid sequence MARQSISFTKPNDEWLKSQVDNNEYSSKSELVNDLIRQARKQQIQIDWIRAKIEKAENSGFTNDSIEDILAQSKSSLDG is encoded by the coding sequence ATGGCAAGACAAAGTATATCGTTTACAAAGCCAAATGACGAATGGCTAAAAAGCCAAGTGGACAATAATGAGTATTCGAGCAAAAGTGAGTTGGTCAACGACTTGATTAGACAAGCTCGAAAACAACAAATCCAAATTGACTGGATTCGTGCTAAAATAGAAAAAGCTGAAAATAGCGGGTTTACGAATGATAGCATAGAGGATATTCTAGCGCAATCGAAGTCTTCACTTGATGGCTAA
- the ftsY gene encoding signal recognition particle-docking protein FtsY: MSLFKNIFSKDKKETLDKGLEKSKTSFFGKLGKAVAGKSKVDDEVLDNLEEVLVTSDVGVNTTLKIIDRIEERVSRDKYMGTDELNAILREEIAGLLSETHVGEETEFTVPKDKKPYVIMVVGVNGVGKTTTIGKLASQFKKKGLKVVLGAADTFRAAAIDQLQVWADRVDVPIIKQKMGSDPASVAFDTLNSAVAEKADVVLVDTAGRLHNKVNLMNELSKVKRVMQKVVPDAPHDVLLVLDGSTGQNAFEQAKQFTKATEVTSLAVTKLDGTAKGGVVIGISDQFQIPVKYIGVGEGIDDLQVFNKYEFVDSFFNLN, translated from the coding sequence ATGAGTTTATTCAAAAATATATTTTCAAAAGACAAAAAAGAGACTTTGGACAAAGGCTTGGAAAAATCCAAAACCAGCTTTTTTGGCAAATTGGGAAAGGCCGTGGCCGGAAAGTCCAAGGTGGACGATGAGGTATTGGACAACCTTGAAGAGGTTTTGGTCACTTCCGATGTGGGCGTAAATACCACCCTAAAGATTATCGATAGAATTGAGGAGCGGGTATCCCGCGATAAGTACATGGGAACCGATGAACTCAATGCTATTTTGCGTGAGGAGATTGCCGGACTACTTTCGGAGACCCACGTGGGCGAAGAAACCGAATTTACCGTCCCAAAGGATAAAAAGCCCTACGTGATCATGGTGGTTGGTGTTAATGGCGTTGGAAAAACCACTACCATTGGAAAATTGGCGAGCCAGTTTAAGAAAAAAGGATTAAAAGTGGTGCTGGGAGCAGCGGACACCTTTCGGGCGGCTGCCATTGACCAATTACAGGTATGGGCAGATAGGGTAGATGTTCCTATTATTAAGCAGAAAATGGGAAGTGACCCTGCTTCTGTGGCGTTTGATACCCTAAATTCGGCCGTGGCGGAAAAAGCCGATGTGGTTTTGGTGGATACCGCTGGACGATTGCACAACAAAGTCAACCTGATGAACGAACTTTCCAAAGTAAAACGGGTCATGCAAAAAGTAGTGCCCGATGCACCTCATGATGTACTCTTGGTGTTGGACGGCTCCACAGGACAAAACGCCTTTGAACAAGCCAAACAGTTTACCAAAGCAACCGAAGTGACCAGTTTGGCCGTGACCAAGTTGGACGGAACTGCCAAAGGTGGTGTGGTCATTGGCATCTCGGACCAATTTCAGATTCCCGTAAAATATATTGGCGTGGGTGAGGGCATTGATGACCTTCAGGTCTTTAATAAATACGAGTTTGTGGATTCTTTTTTTAATCTTAATTGA